In Nicotiana tabacum cultivar K326 chromosome 2, ASM71507v2, whole genome shotgun sequence, the following proteins share a genomic window:
- the LOC107773181 gene encoding trihelix transcription factor GT-3b, which produces MDPHLHLHHHQHQHQHQNPFSHQSVNVDTSGGGVNIGTTSGDRFPQWSIQETRDFLMIRAELDQTFMETKRNKLLWEVIATKMKDKGYNRSPEQCKCKWKNLVTRYKGCETLEPEALRQQFPFYNELQAIFAARMQRMLWIEAEGGSGSKKKTISQLSSDEEEENEDSEGEKVVGITKKKRKVKGNNVNIVGSSSSAGSGNLVSSFKEILDDFMKQQMAMEMQWLKAYEAREEERRIKEMEWRQTMEALENERLMMERRWREREEQRRIREEARAEKRDALITALLNKLRREDHNM; this is translated from the exons atggatcctcatcttcatcttcatcatcatcaacatcaacatcaacatcaaaatCCGTTTAGTCATCAAAGTGTGAATGTAGATACAAGTGGTGGAGGGGTTAATATTGGTACAACTAGTGGAGATAGATTTCCTCAATGGAGTATTCAAGAAACAAGAGATTTCTTGATGATTAGAGCCGAGTTGGATCAAACTTTCATGGAAACTAAAAGAAACAAGCTTTTATGGGAAGTCATAGCCACAAAGATGAAAGACAAAGGTTACAATCGTAGCCCTGAACAGTGTAAATGCAAGTGGAAAAATCTCGTTACGCGCTATAAG GGATGTGAAACGCTTGAACCGGAAGCTCTACGACAACAGTTTCCATTTTACAACGAGTTGCAAGCGATTTTCGCGGCTAGGATGCAGAGAATGCTGTGGATAGAGGCAGAAGGTGGCAGCGGGTCGAAGAAGAAGACTATTTCTCAGCTATCTTCTGATGAAGAGGAAGAAAATGAGGATAGCGAAGGAGAAAAAGTAGTTGGTatcacaaaaaagaaaagaaaggtcaAGGGAAATAATGTTAACATTGTTGGTAGTAGTTCTAGTGCTGGTAGTGGGAATTTAGTGAGTAGTTTTAAGGAGATTTTGGATGATTTCATGAAGCAACAAATGGCAATGGAAATGCAATGGTTAAAAGCTTATGAAGCAAGGGAAGAAGAGAGGAGAATAAAGGAAATGGAATGGAGACAAACAATGGAGGCATTAGAAAATGAGAGGTTAATGATGGAAAGACGATGGAGAGAAAGGGAAGAACAAAGGAGGATTAGAGAAGAAGCTAGAGCTGAGAAAAGGGATGCACTTATTACAGCTCTTTTGAACAAGCTCAGAAGAGAAGATCACAACATGTAA